The proteins below come from a single Candidatus Binatus sp. genomic window:
- a CDS encoding sigma-54 dependent transcriptional regulator: MANELRILVAEDDKTTREAWRELIGTWGFKVQTVDDGMQVVEAVQNFDPHILLLDLKLPGKDGITVLRDLHELGLRIATIVISGEGDFPDAVQTIKLGAYDHLRKPIDPAHLCVLLNHLSDHINTAEENQRLRRQLIECGELGPIVGQSLAIRRVMRTIEEVAPSSASVLIVGESGTGKELVARTIHELSSRRNGPYVAVNCAALPETLMESELLGHERGAFTGAERRREGCFEMANRGTLLLDEITEMRVELQAKLLRVIEDQKLRRLGGTVEIALDVRLLAASNRNLAEATRLGRLREDLYYRLNVFTIELPPLRDRLEDISALVEIFIRQFAAANGKSVTGVDNESLEILRGHRWPGNVRQLRNVIERATIVARGPLITAADLPADVRRVNRKGPHFELRIGDSLDDLEREFIFRTLEFTDGNKVRAAEILGISLKTLYNRLGKYLGKERAESA; encoded by the coding sequence ATGGCGAATGAACTACGGATACTCGTCGCCGAAGACGACAAGACTACGCGGGAAGCCTGGCGGGAGCTGATCGGAACCTGGGGATTCAAGGTTCAAACCGTCGATGACGGCATGCAGGTCGTCGAGGCGGTGCAGAATTTCGATCCTCATATCCTGCTGCTCGATCTCAAGCTTCCCGGCAAGGACGGAATCACCGTCCTGCGCGATCTGCACGAGCTGGGACTCAGAATCGCGACGATTGTGATCTCCGGCGAAGGGGACTTCCCCGATGCGGTGCAGACGATCAAGCTCGGGGCGTACGACCACTTGCGCAAGCCGATCGATCCGGCGCATCTGTGCGTGCTGCTGAATCATCTCTCGGATCACATCAATACCGCGGAAGAGAATCAGCGGCTGCGCAGACAACTGATCGAGTGCGGCGAGCTCGGGCCAATCGTGGGGCAATCGCTCGCGATCCGCCGGGTGATGCGCACGATCGAGGAAGTCGCGCCGAGTTCAGCGTCGGTGCTGATCGTCGGCGAAAGCGGCACCGGCAAGGAATTGGTGGCGCGCACGATCCATGAACTTTCGTCGCGCCGCAACGGTCCGTATGTAGCGGTGAACTGCGCGGCGCTGCCCGAGACGTTGATGGAGAGCGAGTTGCTTGGGCACGAGCGCGGGGCGTTTACCGGCGCGGAGCGGCGGCGCGAGGGATGCTTCGAGATGGCGAATCGCGGCACGCTGCTGCTCGACGAAATCACCGAGATGCGAGTCGAGCTGCAGGCGAAGCTGCTGCGCGTGATCGAGGATCAGAAACTCAGGCGGCTCGGCGGCACGGTCGAGATCGCGCTGGACGTGCGGCTGCTTGCGGCGTCGAATCGGAATCTGGCGGAAGCAACGCGGCTCGGCCGGCTGCGCGAGGATCTCTACTATCGGCTGAACGTGTTCACGATCGAGCTGCCGCCGCTGCGCGATCGACTCGAGGACATTTCGGCGCTGGTCGAGATATTCATCCGGCAGTTCGCCGCGGCCAACGGCAAGAGCGTTACCGGCGTCGATAATGAAAGCCTGGAAATCCTGCGCGGGCATCGATGGCCCGGCAACGTCCGCCAACTGCGCAACGTGATCGAACGCGCGACGATCGTTGCGCGCGGTCCGCTGATCACGGCGGCGGATTTGCCGGCCGACGTGCGGCGGGTGAATCGCAAAGGGCCGCACTTCGAACTCAGGATCGGCGACTCGCTCGACGATCTCGAGCGCGAGTTCATCTTCAGGACGCTTGAGTTCACCGACGG
- a CDS encoding GlsB/YeaQ/YmgE family stress response membrane protein has protein sequence MGIIAWIMVGLIGGFLASKVVNRTGEGLLRDILLGIVGAFVGGLIFRAIGSAGVTGFNLWSILVAFVGAVVFLILYHAMFGRPRTRTV, from the coding sequence ATGGGCATCATCGCCTGGATCATGGTGGGTCTGATCGGCGGATTCCTCGCGAGCAAAGTGGTGAATCGCACCGGCGAGGGCCTGCTCCGCGACATCCTGCTCGGTATCGTCGGCGCTTTTGTCGGTGGCCTGATCTTCCGCGCGATAGGCTCAGCCGGCGTGACCGGATTCAATCTGTGGAGCATCCTGGTCGCCTTCGTCGGCGCCGTGGTGTTCCTGATCCTGTATCACGCGATGTTCGGCAGACCGCGCACGCGCACCGTCTAG